Proteins encoded in a region of the Triticum dicoccoides isolate Atlit2015 ecotype Zavitan chromosome 3A, WEW_v2.0, whole genome shotgun sequence genome:
- the LOC119267505 gene encoding uncharacterized protein LOC119267505 has translation MSAAGEASTTVLRFFSFIGAGVICTKAINMYLDHERKQEEASAAAEAAAAAASSDSAVLVAADASPAGAVAAAKP, from the exons ATGTCCGCCGCCGGCGAAGCCTCCACCACGGTCCTCCGCTTCTTCTCCTTCATCGGCGCCGGAG TGATCTGCACCAAGGCCATCAACATGTATCTCGACCATGAGCGCAAGCAGGAGGAGGCGTCGGCCGCGGCAGAAGCAGCAGCGGCTGCAGCCTCTTCCGACTCCGCTGTGTTGGTAGCAGCCGACGCGTCTCCGGcgggcgccgtcgccgccgcaaagCCCTGA
- the LOC119267504 gene encoding CBL-interacting protein kinase 5-like: protein MERKSTILMNRYELGRMLGQGTFAKVYHARSLATNQSVAIKVIDKDKVLRVGMIDQIKREISIMRLVRHPYIVQLHEVMASKSKIYFAMEYVRGGELFARVAKGRLKEDAARKYFQQLIGAVDFCHSRDVYHRDLKPENLLVDEHGNLKVSDFGLSALKECQKQDGLLHTTCGTPAYVAPEIINKKGYDGEKADIWSCGVILFVLLAGYLPFQDSNLMEMYRKISKGDVRHPQWFSSDARKILSRLLDPNPNTRITMDKLIEHPWFKKGYKPAVMLGTPTPRASKDLNDVQAAFSTDHKDGEGKRAEQPNGALKPASLNAFDIISLSKGFDLSGLFEKDQEQKSNSRFMTQKPASAIVSKLEQIAETESFKVKKQDGLVTLQGSKEGRKGQLAIDAEIFEVTPSFYVVEVKKSAGDTLEYERFCKMGLRPSLKDICWNGPSEEKLPSVSESVPPTPSSKSTKRNVI, encoded by the coding sequence ATGGAGAGGAAGTCCACCATTCTCATGAACCGGTACGAGCTTGGTCGTATGCTCGGGCAAGGCACCTTCGCCAAGGTGTACCATGCGCGGAGCCTTGCGACCAACCAGAGCGTCGCCATCAAGGTCATTGACAAGGACAAGGTGTTGCGTGTCGGCATGATTGACCAGATCAAGCGGGAGATCTCCATCATGCGCCTGGTTCGTCACCCATACATCGTCCAGCTGCACGAGGTCATGGCCAGCAAGAGCAAGATATACTTTGCGATGGAGTATGTCCGGGGCGGCGAGCTCTTTGCCAGGGTAGCCAAGGGCCGGCTCAAGGAAGATGCTGCAAGGAAGTACTTTCAACAGTTGATAGGGGCTGTGGACTTCTGCCACAGCCGTGATGTCTATCACCGGGACCTCAAGCCGGAGAACCTCCTCGTGGATGAGCATGGAAACCTCAAGGTGTCCGACTTCGGGTTGAGTGCCCTCAAGGAGTGTCAGAAGCAAGACGGGCTGCTGCACACAACGTGCGGCACACCTGCATATGTTGCGCCGGAGATAATCAACAAGAAGGGCTATGATGGAGAAAAGGCAGACATATGGTCTTGTGGCGTCATACTTTTTGTTCTGCTTGCTGGTTACCTCCCATTCCAAGACTCAAATTTGATGGAGATGTACCGGAAGATCAGCAAAGGTGATGTCAGGCATCCACAGTGGTTCAGTTCTGATGCCCGGAAGATTCTATCCAGGCTGCTCGACCCAAATCCAAACACTAGGATCACCATGGACAAGCTGATTGAGCACCCGTGGTTCAAGAAAGGGTACAAACCAGCAGTGATGCTGGGAACACCAACACCACGTGCCTCAAAGGATCTTAATGATGTCCAGGCTGCTTTCAGCACTGACCACAAGGATGGTGAAGGCAAAAGGGCAGAACAACCAAATGGCGCACTGAAGCCAGCGAGCTTGAATGCGTTTGACATAATCTCCCTCTCCAAAGGATTCGATCTTTCTGGCCTATTTGAGAAGGACCAAGAGCAGAAGTCGAACTCGCGGTTCATGACCCAAAAACCCGCATCAGCAATAGTGTCAAAGCTGGAGCAAATAGCCGAGACAGAATCCTTCAAGGTGAAGAAGCAGGACGGACTGGTGACGCTGCAGGGATCCAAAGAAGGGAGGAAGGGGCAGCTTGCGATTGATGCGGAGATCTTTGAAGTGACTCCATCCTTCTATGTTGTTGAGGTGAAGAAGTCGGCAGGAGACACATTGGAGTACGAACGGTTCTGCAAAATGGGCCTACGGCCTTCTCTCAAGGACATCTGCTGGAACGGTCCGTCAGAGGAAAAGCTTCCATCAGTATCGGAGTCAGTACCTCCAACTCCGTCCTCCAAGTCGACCAAAAGAAATGTCATTTAA
- the LOC119267503 gene encoding protein MALE DISCOVERER 2-like, with protein sequence MGAARRGLMLLFVLVLLLQAQAWAGAAPLNGEGLALLELRARVEGDPHGVFHDWDPTDNNPCSWSGVQCSDGNVEILNLTGHELAGTLAPEIGSLQRLRSLLLPKNNFHGQIPREFGGLSALEVLDLSANNLDGTIPKELGTMPLLKQLSLHNNQFQEGVSSFNTQDGAAEQTCCLSRKLGCWLGSKNWISFNVLRGKYCNNLPSFTESHIMQNLQSIASAMRRRLLGEAGNLPALSGNNNLENSTGIQRPADVLSLGTGSFPAFPKSDGQILMPSVPESIENVDAATPKQVPAEVTQSPDKESSGAKYDIWTYVLIFLAALLLISLIIAPILVCRKRGDGSIAPWKAGLSGQLRKAFVTGVPKLNRLELEAACEDFSNILNALPFCTVFKGTLSSGVEICVVSTAIPSTKEWSKSSETFFRKKIDTLSRVNHKNFVNLLGFCIENKPFMRMMVYEYAPNGTLSEHLHLKVFEDLDWAARMRIIMGLAYCLQYMHHELDPPVAINDIRSDAIFMTDDYAAKIADVGMWKEVADRANAAKQDGSSRSEPPPDLAASVFCFGTLVLEIISGKLPEQPNGHEPTCIWAAEHLKAKNYAELVDTVLEEHRANELEAVCEVIEGCTDPDPTRRPAMRDVTAKLREVLGISPEAAAPRLSPLWWAELELLSIKST encoded by the exons ATGGGTGCCGCGCGGCGGGGGCTCATGCTGCTCTTCGTCCTCGTCCTGCTGCTCCAGGCGCAGGCGTGGGCCGGCGCCGCTCCGCTCAACGGCGAAG GATTGGCTTTGCTGGAGCTGAGGGCGAGGGTGGAGGGAGATCCCCATGGAGTCTTCCATGACTGGGATCCCACGGACAACAATCCCTGCAGCTGGTCCGGCGTCCAATGCTCTGACGGCAACGTGGAGATTCT GAATTTAACAGGTCATGAACTGGCTGGAACCCTCGCACCTGAGATTGGAAGCCTACAACGCCTAAGATCACT TTTACTTCCAAAGAACAATTTCCATGGGCAAATCCCCAGAGAGTTTGGAGGGTTATCTGCCCTTGAAGTACTGGATTTGAGTGCCAACAACTTGGATGGAACAATTCCAAAAGAACTAGGGACGATGCCACTACTCAAACAGCT ATCACTTCACAACAATCAGTTCCAAGAAGGCGTCTCATCTTTCAACACACAAGATGGAGCTGCTGAGCAGACATGCTGCTTGAGCAGAAAACTAGGTTGCTG GCTGGGGTCTAAGAATTGGATTTCTTTCAACGTCCTCCGTGGGAAATATTGCAACAATCTACCAA GTTTTACCGAGTCACACATAATGCAGAATTTGCAGTCCATAGCAAGTGCGATGCGCCGCAGGCTGCTTGGTGAAGCTGGCAATCTGCCTGCTCTTTCAGGGAATAATAACCTGGAAAATTCAACAGGAATCCAGAGACCTGCTGATGTTCTATCTCTAGGGACTGGTTCATTTCCTGCGTTCCCAAAGTCGGATGGCCAAATCCTGATGCCTTCGGTTCCAGAATCCATAGAGAATGTTGATGCTGCAACACCGAAGCAGGTGCCTGCCGAAGTGACCCAATCACCCGATAAAGAGTCATCCGGTGCGAAGTATGACATTTGGACTTACGTCCTCATATTTCTAGCTGCACTACTGCTCATTAGCCTGATTATTGCGCCAATCTTGGTCTGTCGGAAGCGAGGGGATGGATCAATAGCCCCCTGGAAAGCAGGGCTAAGCGGCCAACTTCGGAAGGCATTTGTAACAG GTGTTCCAAAGCTAAACAGACTAGAACTCGAAGCCGCTTGCGAGGATTTCAGCAACATTCTCAACGCTCTGCCTTTCTGTACCGTGTTCAAGGGGACATTATCCAGCGGAGTCGAGATCTGTGTTGTCTCCACTGCCATTCCATCGACCAAGGAGTGGTCCAAGAGTTCAGAAACGTTCTTCAGAAAAAAG ATAGATACATTGTCAAGAGTCAACCACAAGAACTTTGTCAATCTCCTTGGATTTTGCATAGAAAATAAACCCTTCATGAGAATGATGGTGTACGAGTATGCTCCAAATGGAACTCTTTCTGAGCATCTTCACC TCAAGGTGTTTGAGGATCTCGACTGGGCCGCGAGGATGAGGATCATCATGGGCCTGGCGTACTGCCTCCAGTACATGCACCATGAGCTCGATCCGCCTGTGGCGATAAACGATATACGCTCCGACGCAATCTTTATGACAGATGACTATGCTGCCAAG ATTGCTGATGTTGGCATGTGGAAAGAAGTCGCGGACAGAGCAAACGCCGCAAAGCAGGACGGCAGCAGTCGCTCCGAGCCTCCTCCCGATCTCGCGGCCAGCGTCTTCTGCTTCGGCACGCTTGTGCTGGAGATCATATCCGGAAAGCTTCCTGAACAACCAAATGGCCATGAACCGACCTGCATCTGG GCTGCCGAGCATCTCAAAGCCAAGAATTACGCCGAGCTCGTCGACACCGTGCTCGAGGAACACAGGGCCAACGAGCTGGAGGCCGTGTGCGAGGTGATCGAGGGGTGCACCGACCCCGACCCGACGCGGCGGCCAGCAATGCGAGACGTGACGGCGAAGCTCAGGGAGGTTCTTGGCATctcgccggaggcggcggcgccgcgGCTCTCGCCCCTCTGGTGGGCCGAGCTCGAGTTACTGTCCATAAAGTCGACCTAG